In Helianthus annuus cultivar XRQ/B chromosome 9, HanXRQr2.0-SUNRISE, whole genome shotgun sequence, the following are encoded in one genomic region:
- the LOC118482104 gene encoding glutathione S-transferase T3-like isoform X2 has protein sequence MHPYRPPFGGPARPTNPNTTQPQTPYNLQDMDPSFLTYAAFLSGASPFVPPTYGFGQAGGSQPSQPEPESEPDVEVVPESQPEPVQDKSKRGRRSHKKKEKDEPRRAKTTIKWTKDEEYTLSRAWLDISEDEDTANFQTGPVFWDRVRALFYSSWGQGEHRDKDSISSKWTDINNKCHAFQEVYQRNYDNRPSGESDVGVLTKTLEEFDRTKSPFTYYKCWELLRKSPKWALVNPMTSSSRRRAKRSKTSSSADPSTPTSDARNVNLNETLDVDEQIQEELARPTGRRKGTGKKTVESSSDLELKDDFEEMNRRLQDIRDLGHKRWEIMKDRVVETKKFNELQEARQMEKDIEFLSKPIDHLQGDALILAQMRRQKIREKYGL, from the exons ATGCATCCATACCGACCCCCGTTTGGTGGCCCCGCAAGACCcacgaacccgaacacaacccaaccgcaaaccCCGTACAACCTacaagacatggacccgagcttttTAACTTACGCGGCTTTCTTGAGTGGCGCCTCTCCTTTTGTTCCTCCCACCTACGGCTttggtcaagccggcgggtcgcaaccgtcacaacccgaacccgaatccgaaccCGATGTCGAGGTCGTGCCGGAGTcgcaacccgaaccggtgcaagaCAAATCGAAACGCGGCAGAAGGTCGCATAAAAAGAAGGAAAAGGATGAGCCTCGACGTGCAAAAACAACCATTAAATGGACGAAGGACGAGGAATACACGTTGAGTCGGGCGTGGCTCGATATTTCGGAGGACGAAGATACCG caaactttcaaacgggcccCGTTTTTTGGGATAGGGTGCGTGCACTCTTTTATAGCTCGTGGGGTCAAGGCGAGCATCGGGACAAGGATTcaatttctagcaaatggaccgacatcaacaacaaaTGTCACGCGTTTCAAGAAGTTTACCAACGTAACTACGACAATCGCCCGAGCGGTGAAAGTGACGTCGGGGTTTTAACAAAGACTTTGGAGGAGTTCGATCGGACGAAAAGCCCTTTCACGTACTATAAGTGTTGGGAGCTTctacgaaaaagtccaaagtgggcgcTTGTTAATCCAATGACGTCAAGTAGTAGACGCCgggctaaaaggtcaaaaacatcatcctccgcCGACCCGTCAACTCCGACATCCGATGCCCGTAATGTTAATTTAAATGAAACGTTGGACGTCGACGAGCAAATTCAAGAAGAGTTGGCCCGACCCACCGGTAGAAGAAAGGGAACGGGGAAAAAAAcggtcgagtcgtcttccgatctcgaaCTAAAGGatgatttcgaggagatgaaccgtcgtctccaagatATTCGCGACCTCGGCCACAAACGTTGGGAGATTATGAAAGACCGAGTAGTTGAAACCAAAAAGTTCAACGAGTTGCAAGAGGCGCgacaaatggaaaaggacattgagtttttgtccaaaccgatCGACCACCTCCAAGGCGACGCGTTGATCTTGGCTcaaatgcgtcgccaaaaaatacgagaaaaatatggactttag
- the LOC118482104 gene encoding glutathione S-transferase T3-like isoform X1, whose product MHPYRPPFGGPARPTNPNTTQPQTPYNLQDMDPSFLTYAAFLSGASPFVPPTYGFGQAGGSQPSQPEPESEPDVEVVPESHKKKEKDEPRRAKTTIKWTKDEEYTLSRAWLDISEDEDTANFQTGPVFWDRVRALFYSSWGQGEHRDKDSISSKWTDINNKCHAFQEVYQRNYDNRPSGESDVGVLTKTLEEFDRTKSPFTYYKCWELLRKSPKWALVNPMTSSSRRRAKRSKTSSSADPSTPTSDARNVNLNETLDVDEQIQEELARPTGRRKGTGKKTVESSSDLELKDDFEEMNRRLQDIRDLGHKRWEIMKDRVVETKKFNELQEARQMEKDIEFLSKPIDHLQGDALILAQMRRQKIREKYGL is encoded by the exons ATGCATCCATACCGACCCCCGTTTGGTGGCCCCGCAAGACCcacgaacccgaacacaacccaaccgcaaaccCCGTACAACCTacaagacatggacccgagcttttTAACTTACGCGGCTTTCTTGAGTGGCGCCTCTCCTTTTGTTCCTCCCACCTACGGCTttggtcaagccggcgggtcgcaaccgtcacaacccgaacccgaatccgaaccCGATGTCGAGGTCGTGCCGGA GTCGCATAAAAAGAAGGAAAAGGATGAGCCTCGACGTGCAAAAACAACCATTAAATGGACGAAGGACGAGGAATACACGTTGAGTCGGGCGTGGCTCGATATTTCGGAGGACGAAGATACCG caaactttcaaacgggcccCGTTTTTTGGGATAGGGTGCGTGCACTCTTTTATAGCTCGTGGGGTCAAGGCGAGCATCGGGACAAGGATTcaatttctagcaaatggaccgacatcaacaacaaaTGTCACGCGTTTCAAGAAGTTTACCAACGTAACTACGACAATCGCCCGAGCGGTGAAAGTGACGTCGGGGTTTTAACAAAGACTTTGGAGGAGTTCGATCGGACGAAAAGCCCTTTCACGTACTATAAGTGTTGGGAGCTTctacgaaaaagtccaaagtgggcgcTTGTTAATCCAATGACGTCAAGTAGTAGACGCCgggctaaaaggtcaaaaacatcatcctccgcCGACCCGTCAACTCCGACATCCGATGCCCGTAATGTTAATTTAAATGAAACGTTGGACGTCGACGAGCAAATTCAAGAAGAGTTGGCCCGACCCACCGGTAGAAGAAAGGGAACGGGGAAAAAAAcggtcgagtcgtcttccgatctcgaaCTAAAGGatgatttcgaggagatgaaccgtcgtctccaagatATTCGCGACCTCGGCCACAAACGTTGGGAGATTATGAAAGACCGAGTAGTTGAAACCAAAAAGTTCAACGAGTTGCAAGAGGCGCgacaaatggaaaaggacattgagtttttgtccaaaccgatCGACCACCTCCAAGGCGACGCGTTGATCTTGGCTcaaatgcgtcgccaaaaaatacgagaaaaatatggactttag